From Cecembia calidifontis, one genomic window encodes:
- a CDS encoding MBL fold metallo-hydrolase, producing MEFDGLLLDSSEDYLIWIGHATFLMQIDGKVILTDPMLFDNIFLKRESPLPFSLEKLPQIDYLLLSHDHRDHLDKKSIQYLIENHPNLKILTGLGMEKTIDSWINGNSIQEAGWFQQYALSDLNLEITYVPSRHWSRRGLWDLNKTLWGGFYIKNGKYSIYFMGDSGNGPHFEDIKNTLGAPDYCLMGIGAFKPEWFMEPVHISPYDAIQVFNKMEGKYFVPMHFGTFDLSDEPRMEPWDILLQNRGEIDGNLIEPILGKNLLQENFSNH from the coding sequence ATGGAGTTTGACGGTCTATTGCTCGATAGTTCCGAAGATTACCTAATTTGGATCGGCCATGCCACCTTCCTGATGCAGATAGACGGCAAAGTGATTTTAACAGATCCTATGCTTTTTGACAATATTTTTCTTAAACGGGAAAGTCCTCTACCATTTTCATTGGAAAAGTTACCCCAAATAGATTACCTCCTCTTATCCCATGATCATAGGGATCATCTAGATAAAAAATCCATTCAATACCTTATTGAAAATCATCCAAACCTGAAGATACTTACAGGTCTTGGTATGGAAAAAACAATAGATTCCTGGATCAATGGCAATTCCATACAGGAAGCAGGCTGGTTTCAACAATACGCGTTATCAGATTTAAACTTAGAAATAACCTATGTTCCAAGCAGGCATTGGTCAAGAAGAGGACTTTGGGACTTAAACAAAACACTTTGGGGAGGATTTTACATCAAAAACGGTAAATACTCCATCTACTTCATGGGAGATAGCGGCAATGGTCCCCATTTTGAAGATATTAAAAATACTTTGGGAGCACCTGATTATTGTCTGATGGGAATAGGGGCATTTAAACCAGAATGGTTTATGGAACCAGTACATATCAGCCCATATGATGCCATACAGGTTTTCAATAAAATGGAAGGCAAATATTTCGTCCCCATGCATTTTGGCACTTTTGACCTTTCTGATGAGCCTAGAATGGAGCCTTGGGATATTTTGTTGCAGAACAGAGGTGAAATTGATGGGAATTTGATCGAGCCCATACTTGGGAAAAATTTACTGCAGGAAAATTTTTCCAATCATTAA
- a CDS encoding TetR/AcrR family transcriptional regulator → MGVAERKIREKEQLRGLILGAARNLFFKHGFEKTSIRNIAEQIEYSPGIIYHYFKDKNEIFHALHQEGFQNLKHKMESVMNIADPMGRLKAMGKNYVLFALENPVIYDLMFTLKAPMEHILEEEDKSWKEGETVFEMLKKNVRECMLNGYFRGQTADATTYTIWATLHGLVSLKIRERSGLLKINETENLVMNSFQAFSYMLDRQ, encoded by the coding sequence ATGGGAGTAGCCGAAAGAAAAATCAGGGAAAAAGAGCAACTAAGGGGATTAATCTTGGGTGCTGCAAGGAATCTGTTTTTTAAACATGGTTTTGAAAAAACGTCTATAAGGAACATCGCCGAACAAATTGAATACAGTCCCGGGATAATTTACCATTACTTCAAGGATAAAAATGAGATTTTCCATGCCTTGCATCAGGAAGGCTTTCAAAATCTGAAACATAAAATGGAATCTGTGATGAATATCGCTGATCCCATGGGCAGGTTAAAAGCTATGGGAAAAAATTATGTGCTCTTTGCCCTTGAAAACCCCGTCATATATGACCTGATGTTCACCTTAAAAGCTCCTATGGAACATATCCTCGAGGAAGAGGATAAAAGCTGGAAAGAAGGGGAAACGGTTTTTGAAATGTTGAAAAAAAATGTTCGGGAATGTATGCTCAACGGATACTTTAGAGGACAAACTGCTGATGCAACCACCTATACCATTTGGGCAACGCTTCATGGATTGGTATCCCTCAAAATCCGTGAAAGATCTGGCCTTTTAAAAATTAATGAAACGGAGAATCTGGTCATGAACAGTTTTCAGGCCTTTTCATACATGTTGGACAGGCAATAA
- a CDS encoding Gfo/Idh/MocA family protein, translating to MHSRRNFLQKLTATAFTIPLVSGVVPEVFAQPKNENENGKVLKVALMGLGSYANRVADAMKDCKRAKVTGVISGTPSKIKDWQARFNIPDKNCYNYENFDAIKNNPDIDAVYIITPNAQHHGQCLRVAAAGKHVICEKPMSINAREGREMIAACKKAGVHLLIGYRMHFEANTLEIVRMRREGELGPIRFFQGLSGFKIGDPTQWRLNRELAGGGAMMDIGIYAINGSRYMVGEEPIWVTAQEVKTDPVKFREGVDETITFQLGFPSGAIASCLSTYNMNYLDKFYLNGDKGFAEMQPSTGYGPIRSWTNKGRLDLPHVTHQTTQMDEMAAIILDGKKAIIPVDGEEGWKDMVIIDAIFEAIKTGKKVEIKYV from the coding sequence ATGCATTCAAGAAGAAATTTCCTGCAAAAATTGACCGCTACTGCATTTACGATTCCTTTGGTTTCCGGAGTTGTACCGGAAGTGTTTGCTCAACCTAAAAATGAAAATGAGAATGGAAAAGTCCTTAAAGTCGCATTGATGGGACTGGGGAGTTATGCCAATCGGGTGGCTGATGCCATGAAAGACTGTAAAAGGGCCAAAGTTACAGGGGTGATCAGTGGAACCCCGTCCAAAATCAAAGATTGGCAGGCCAGGTTCAATATACCGGATAAGAACTGTTACAATTACGAAAATTTTGATGCGATCAAAAACAACCCGGACATTGATGCGGTATATATCATTACTCCAAACGCCCAGCATCACGGGCAATGCCTGAGAGTGGCGGCAGCCGGTAAGCATGTGATCTGTGAAAAACCCATGTCCATCAATGCCAGGGAAGGAAGGGAAATGATCGCAGCTTGTAAAAAGGCAGGTGTACATTTGCTCATTGGATATAGGATGCATTTTGAAGCCAATACTCTAGAGATTGTTAGGATGAGAAGGGAGGGCGAATTGGGGCCTATAAGGTTTTTCCAAGGATTGAGCGGATTCAAAATCGGAGATCCTACCCAATGGAGATTGAACCGGGAATTAGCAGGTGGGGGAGCGATGATGGATATTGGTATTTATGCCATCAACGGATCAAGGTATATGGTAGGAGAGGAGCCCATATGGGTGACTGCCCAGGAAGTTAAAACAGACCCTGTCAAATTTAGGGAAGGGGTAGATGAGACCATTACATTTCAATTAGGGTTTCCGTCAGGTGCTATCGCTTCCTGTCTATCCACTTACAACATGAATTACCTGGATAAATTTTATCTGAATGGGGACAAGGGCTTTGCTGAGATGCAGCCTTCAACCGGTTACGGACCAATAAGATCATGGACGAATAAAGGAAGATTGGATTTGCCCCATGTGACCCATCAGACTACACAGATGGATGAAATGGCAGCAATAATTTTGGATGGGAAAAAGGCCATCATTCCTGTGGATGGTGAAGAAGGCTGGAAGGATATGGTCATCATTGATGCTATTTTCGAAGCGATCAAGACGGGGAAAAAAGTAGAGATTAAGTATGTCTAA
- a CDS encoding macro domain-containing protein, translating into MKTTIGPITIECFEGDITSQSDIDAIVNAANAHLAPGGGVAGAIHRKAGPGLYEECKALAPIQTGEAVITSGHGLPNPFVIHCLGPVYGIDKPEAKLLANCYRNALKLADEKKLNSIAFPAISTGIFGYPITEAALIAFRTFAEESPKLQHIRTIRMVLFSEKDLQEHLKAFQQVFGD; encoded by the coding sequence ATGAAAACAACAATAGGCCCAATAACCATTGAATGCTTCGAGGGAGACATCACTTCCCAATCGGACATAGATGCCATAGTCAATGCGGCCAATGCACATTTAGCTCCCGGAGGTGGTGTAGCCGGTGCCATTCACCGAAAGGCAGGTCCGGGATTATATGAGGAATGCAAAGCCTTGGCTCCTATCCAAACAGGAGAAGCAGTCATCACCTCCGGTCATGGATTGCCCAATCCTTTTGTCATCCATTGCCTTGGACCGGTCTATGGGATAGACAAGCCTGAAGCCAAACTTTTGGCCAATTGCTACCGAAATGCATTGAAATTGGCAGATGAAAAGAAACTGAACTCCATTGCATTCCCTGCCATCTCCACAGGCATTTTTGGATACCCCATTACGGAAGCCGCCCTTATTGCTTTTCGGACATTTGCTGAAGAATCTCCGAAACTTCAGCATATACGCACAATCCGTATGGTCCTGTTCAGCGAAAAAGACCTGCAAGAACACCTCAAGGCATTCCAACAGGTCTTTGGGGACTGA
- a CDS encoding TolC family protein, translating into MKKHSIILLLTCMVSFPLLAQKNLEQVLMDIESNNKTLQAQLQSLEARKLAFKSDIRLYNPNIEYDFLKGQPFSVGNQTDILVNQAFDFPTAYSRKKELASGQSTQAELDFLSGRQGILLEAKQTMFSLIYRYKLQQQIEERKAATEKLLQDFEKKLSTGDGNILDVNKAKLQLIEINKDYQLNTAQINQLLQHLSGLNGGLDISFTATHYPDELSLPRFEELFEEMKSLDPMWRFYELESSTAKKQVEVMKAMALPKLEAGYRYQGILGATFQGFHVGTTIPLWENKYRVRQKEAELSFAGLQRVDYQNDRYYWLKQKYEQYEKLASTLQEYREVLGTLNSIAYLDKALVLGHISTIEYFMESNYFYMAYTNYLQTENEYYQVMAELLRFRL; encoded by the coding sequence ATGAAAAAACATAGCATCATTCTATTGCTGACCTGCATGGTCTCTTTTCCCTTGCTTGCCCAAAAGAACCTGGAGCAGGTATTGATGGATATTGAAAGTAACAACAAAACTTTGCAGGCACAACTACAAAGTCTGGAAGCAAGGAAATTGGCCTTCAAATCAGATATCAGATTATACAACCCTAACATAGAGTATGATTTCCTAAAAGGCCAACCTTTTTCTGTGGGCAACCAAACTGATATCCTGGTCAATCAGGCCTTTGATTTTCCGACAGCCTACAGTAGAAAAAAAGAACTGGCTTCAGGACAGAGTACCCAGGCCGAACTGGATTTCCTATCCGGCAGACAGGGTATTCTGCTGGAAGCCAAACAGACCATGTTCAGTCTGATATACCGGTATAAGCTGCAGCAACAAATTGAAGAAAGAAAAGCAGCCACAGAAAAGCTTTTACAGGATTTTGAAAAAAAACTGTCCACGGGGGACGGAAATATTCTGGACGTCAATAAAGCCAAACTGCAGTTGATTGAAATCAACAAGGATTATCAGTTGAATACCGCCCAGATCAATCAGCTCCTTCAACATCTCAGTGGATTGAATGGAGGCTTGGACATTTCATTCACTGCCACACATTATCCGGACGAACTTTCCTTGCCCCGATTTGAGGAGTTGTTCGAAGAAATGAAAAGCCTGGATCCTATGTGGCGCTTTTATGAACTGGAGAGCAGCACTGCCAAAAAACAGGTAGAGGTGATGAAAGCCATGGCCCTGCCCAAGCTGGAGGCGGGTTACCGCTATCAGGGCATTCTTGGCGCAACTTTCCAGGGTTTCCATGTGGGCACCACCATACCCCTTTGGGAAAACAAATACCGTGTCAGGCAGAAAGAAGCAGAGCTGAGTTTTGCAGGACTCCAAAGGGTAGACTATCAGAATGATCGGTATTATTGGCTGAAACAAAAGTACGAGCAATACGAAAAGCTCGCTTCGACTTTACAGGAATATAGAGAGGTGCTGGGCACCTTGAACAGCATTGCCTACCTGGACAAGGCCTTGGTCTTGGGCCATATCAGTACCATTGAGTATTTTATGGAATCCAACTATTTCTACATGGCCTATACCAATTACCTGCAGACCGAAAACGAGTATTATCAGGTCATGGCGGAGTTGTTGAGGTTTAGGTTGTGA
- a CDS encoding efflux RND transporter permease subunit encodes MLNKILNFSLNNRLLIIVGFALLSFFGTYVAFNMEVDVFPDLTAPTVVILTEAHGMAPEEVERLVSFPIETAVNGATNVRRVRSASSSGFSVVWIEFEWDTDIYRARQIINEKISAISDRLPLGVGTPTMAPQSSIMGEIMFVALYADSTSMMELRTISDWIIRPRLLATGGVAQVIVYGGDYKQYQILANPQKMRYHNVSLQELITAAGSSNGNSSGGFLNQYGNEYIIKGMGRTSDAQEIGRSIIKKEGDQIIRIEDVAEVRIGAAPKIGDASANAKPAVVLSVSKQPDVNTLDLTEKIDVALEELKKTLPEDIHINTKVFRQADFINASISNIQKVLLEGSAFVVIVLFLFLMNWRATLISLLAIPISLIVAILTLKWLGFTINTMSLGGMAIAIGDLVDDAIIDVENVYKRLKENAKLPKGERKKQLTVIFDASFEIRHSIINATFIIIVAFLPLFFLTGMEGRLLAPLGIAFIVALFASLIIAITLTPVLCSFLLTNKKQLMKQEKESWLVDKLQHFYGIFLEKAMAYKKVFIGSTIAMLVLAIIIFTRLGRSFLPEFNEGAMTIAAVARPGLSLEESNKIGTRIEEALLTIPEVISTTRRTGRAELDEHAQGVNSSEIEIPFHLEDRDRSEFLADVRHKLSHIKEANISIGQPISHRIDHMLSGTRANIAIKIFGTDLNRMFKLSNQIKHEIEDIEGLVDLTVEPQIEIPQFQLRANRELLSQYGISIARFNQIIDVGIAGEKVSEIYEGNRSFDLIVRFDEENRGKMENILNTLIDTGSGEKIPIHYVADIVSSSGPSTINRENVQRKTVVSANVSGRDQKSVVDEIRSRIEERIQLPEGYHIELGGQFEAEEEASTTLLVASFFSLLVIFLLLFQEFKKVKLASIIMINLPLALIGGILSIYFTSGILSIPAIIGFITLFGIATRNGILLVSRYELLREQGIGLFETIIQGSKDRLSPILMTAITAALALIPLALAGDLPGNEIQSPMAKVILGGLTTSTLLNLIIVPMVYYISNSKTEQP; translated from the coding sequence ATGCTCAATAAAATATTAAATTTCTCTCTCAACAACCGGCTTCTGATAATCGTTGGGTTCGCACTCTTGTCATTTTTCGGAACCTACGTAGCCTTTAATATGGAGGTGGATGTGTTTCCTGACTTAACGGCTCCTACAGTGGTTATTTTGACCGAAGCCCATGGAATGGCACCGGAGGAAGTAGAAAGATTGGTGAGTTTCCCCATCGAAACGGCTGTAAACGGAGCCACCAACGTACGCCGTGTCCGCTCAGCCTCCTCCAGTGGTTTTTCAGTAGTATGGATTGAATTCGAATGGGATACAGACATTTACAGGGCCAGACAAATAATCAATGAAAAAATCTCTGCCATTTCAGACCGTCTTCCTTTGGGGGTAGGCACCCCGACTATGGCTCCCCAATCCTCCATCATGGGTGAAATCATGTTTGTAGCCCTTTATGCAGACAGTACCTCTATGATGGAACTCCGGACCATCTCAGACTGGATTATCCGGCCGAGGCTATTGGCAACAGGAGGTGTCGCACAGGTAATCGTCTATGGAGGTGATTATAAGCAATACCAGATCCTTGCCAATCCCCAAAAGATGCGGTACCATAATGTTTCCCTTCAAGAGCTCATTACCGCTGCTGGGTCCTCCAACGGTAATTCTTCCGGTGGATTCCTTAACCAATATGGTAATGAATACATCATCAAAGGTATGGGAAGGACCAGTGATGCCCAGGAAATCGGTCGTTCGATTATCAAAAAGGAAGGAGACCAAATCATCCGCATTGAGGATGTAGCTGAAGTCCGTATTGGGGCAGCACCCAAGATCGGTGATGCTTCAGCCAATGCCAAACCTGCAGTAGTCCTTTCGGTATCCAAGCAACCCGATGTGAATACCCTTGATCTGACAGAAAAAATCGATGTAGCACTGGAGGAACTCAAAAAAACTTTGCCAGAAGACATCCATATCAATACCAAAGTCTTCAGACAGGCAGATTTCATCAATGCTTCCATCAGTAATATCCAAAAGGTATTATTGGAAGGCTCAGCATTTGTGGTGATCGTCCTTTTCCTCTTCCTGATGAATTGGAGAGCTACCCTTATTTCCCTATTGGCAATTCCCATTTCTTTAATAGTGGCCATCCTCACCCTGAAATGGCTGGGCTTCACCATCAATACCATGAGTTTGGGCGGCATGGCCATCGCTATCGGTGACCTGGTAGATGATGCCATCATCGATGTGGAAAATGTCTACAAGCGACTGAAAGAAAATGCCAAACTTCCAAAAGGTGAGCGCAAAAAGCAACTGACTGTTATTTTCGATGCCTCATTTGAGATCAGGCATTCCATCATCAATGCCACCTTTATTATCATTGTAGCCTTTCTGCCTTTGTTTTTCCTTACTGGAATGGAGGGCAGGCTACTTGCTCCACTTGGAATTGCCTTTATAGTAGCCCTTTTTGCCTCCTTGATTATCGCCATCACCCTTACCCCTGTTTTATGTAGCTTTTTATTGACCAATAAAAAACAACTGATGAAGCAGGAAAAAGAGAGCTGGCTGGTGGATAAGCTTCAGCATTTCTATGGAATTTTTCTTGAAAAGGCCATGGCTTACAAAAAAGTTTTTATCGGATCCACGATTGCCATGCTTGTCCTTGCCATAATCATTTTCACCCGACTGGGGCGAAGCTTCCTGCCGGAATTCAATGAAGGCGCTATGACCATTGCTGCAGTGGCGCGACCGGGATTGTCTTTGGAAGAGAGCAATAAAATAGGTACCAGGATTGAAGAGGCCCTGCTGACCATTCCTGAAGTGATTTCTACCACCAGAAGAACCGGCAGGGCTGAACTGGATGAACATGCACAGGGTGTCAATTCCTCTGAAATTGAAATCCCCTTCCACTTAGAGGACAGGGACCGCTCTGAATTCCTTGCCGATGTACGTCACAAACTTTCCCATATCAAAGAGGCCAATATCAGCATAGGGCAGCCCATATCCCATAGAATTGACCACATGCTTTCCGGAACGCGAGCCAACATAGCCATCAAAATTTTTGGCACTGACCTTAACCGCATGTTCAAACTTTCCAATCAGATCAAACATGAAATTGAAGACATCGAAGGATTAGTGGACCTGACAGTAGAACCACAGATAGAAATCCCTCAATTCCAACTGCGGGCAAACCGTGAATTGTTAAGTCAATACGGGATCAGTATAGCCCGGTTTAACCAAATTATAGATGTGGGCATAGCAGGCGAGAAAGTATCTGAAATCTATGAGGGCAACCGCTCCTTCGATCTGATTGTGCGTTTTGATGAGGAAAATCGGGGTAAAATGGAAAATATCCTCAATACCCTGATCGATACAGGTTCAGGAGAAAAAATCCCCATTCACTATGTAGCGGATATTGTCAGCAGCAGTGGTCCCAGTACCATCAATAGGGAAAATGTGCAGCGAAAAACCGTGGTCTCTGCCAATGTCAGCGGACGTGACCAAAAAAGTGTGGTCGATGAAATCAGATCCAGAATTGAGGAAAGAATCCAGTTGCCGGAAGGCTATCATATAGAGTTGGGAGGACAGTTTGAGGCGGAAGAAGAGGCAAGCACCACATTATTGGTCGCTTCCTTCTTTTCGCTTTTGGTGATTTTCCTCTTGCTATTCCAGGAGTTCAAAAAGGTAAAGCTGGCTTCCATCATCATGATCAACCTTCCTCTGGCATTGATCGGGGGTATTTTAAGCATCTATTTTACTTCCGGGATACTGAGTATTCCGGCCATTATTGGTTTTATCACCCTATTTGGCATCGCTACGCGAAATGGCATCCTCTTGGTATCCCGTTATGAACTGCTTCGGGAACAGGGCATTGGCCTTTTTGAGACCATCATACAAGGTTCAAAGGACAGGTTAAGCCCTATCCTGATGACTGCTATTACCGCAGCCCTTGCTTTGATCCCTTTGGCACTGGCCGGTGACCTGCCAGGGAATGAAATCCAAAGCCCCATGGCAAAGGTCATCCTGGGAGGGCTTACTACCTCTACCCTATTGAATTTGATCATTGTTCCGATGGTCTATTACATCAGCAATTCAAAAACCGAGCAACCATGA
- a CDS encoding efflux RND transporter periplasmic adaptor subunit — MNQAKFLLTCFLLGLAACQSGQEHHHEEASAIPTEAMTTYTDNLEVFLDFEPLVQNRMSKVMAHITVLGESFKPLQEGQIRLSLTLNGQKYAASSNQPDTPGIFELDITPESEGVGQLAIEIKTPKLTESVHFDQVKVYPNLTTAVRTLSKKGNSEEISYLKNQAWSIDFANVTVKRGPFRQVFKTGGRILPAPGDENIVTAKSSGTVLFSGNKSIIGSEVKAGEQLFTISGGGLTQGNPEVMFKDAQVRYLQAKADFERAELLVKDQIISEKDFLQAKAAYETASNTYQVMANNYSKTGQRITSTLNGFVKNILVREGQYVEAGTPLAVISKNQKLILQAEVSQKYFHLLPSFSAANFRMAGDAKIFDTESMSGKVISYGKSTSSNAAFVPISFEIDNIGNLIPGSITEVFLKSVVIPDALLIPVEALMEEMGTHFVYIQSGGETFLKQEVQLGGNDGKMVQVLSGLQEGDRVVTKGAYSIKLATSSGAIPEHGHTH, encoded by the coding sequence ATGAATCAGGCAAAATTTCTTTTGACCTGCTTTTTGCTCGGTTTGGCCGCCTGCCAATCCGGACAAGAACACCACCATGAGGAAGCATCCGCGATTCCTACGGAAGCGATGACTACCTACACTGACAACCTCGAAGTCTTTCTTGATTTTGAGCCTTTGGTACAAAACAGGATGTCCAAGGTCATGGCCCATATCACGGTATTGGGTGAAAGTTTTAAACCTCTTCAAGAAGGGCAAATTCGGCTAAGCCTTACCCTAAATGGACAAAAATACGCTGCATCAAGTAATCAGCCGGATACTCCTGGTATTTTTGAACTGGATATCACTCCGGAATCTGAAGGAGTTGGACAGCTTGCCATTGAAATAAAAACGCCTAAGCTAACAGAATCTGTTCACTTTGATCAGGTTAAGGTTTATCCTAATCTTACCACTGCCGTCAGAACCCTGAGCAAAAAAGGAAACAGTGAGGAAATAAGCTATCTGAAAAACCAGGCCTGGAGCATTGATTTTGCTAATGTCACTGTAAAACGAGGACCTTTCAGACAGGTCTTCAAAACAGGAGGAAGAATTCTTCCCGCTCCGGGAGATGAAAACATAGTGACAGCCAAATCAAGCGGAACGGTTCTGTTTTCAGGTAACAAGTCCATCATAGGGTCGGAGGTCAAAGCAGGAGAGCAACTTTTCACCATCAGCGGTGGCGGGCTTACTCAGGGAAATCCCGAAGTCATGTTCAAAGACGCCCAAGTGCGGTACCTTCAGGCCAAAGCAGACTTCGAAAGGGCTGAACTTTTGGTAAAAGATCAGATCATCTCAGAAAAAGATTTCCTACAGGCCAAAGCCGCCTATGAAACGGCATCCAACACTTATCAGGTAATGGCCAACAATTATTCGAAAACCGGACAAAGAATCACTTCTACTCTGAACGGTTTTGTCAAAAACATCTTGGTCAGAGAAGGGCAATATGTAGAAGCAGGAACGCCATTAGCTGTCATCAGCAAAAACCAGAAGTTGATCTTACAGGCAGAAGTTTCCCAAAAATATTTTCACCTGTTACCTTCCTTTTCAGCAGCAAATTTCAGGATGGCAGGAGATGCAAAGATTTTTGACACGGAGTCGATGAGCGGAAAGGTCATATCCTACGGAAAAAGTACCTCTTCCAATGCTGCTTTTGTACCCATAAGCTTTGAAATTGACAATATAGGCAACCTAATTCCGGGCTCTATTACAGAAGTATTTCTCAAATCCGTTGTCATACCCGATGCCTTGTTGATTCCGGTAGAAGCATTGATGGAGGAAATGGGTACTCACTTTGTCTACATACAGAGCGGTGGAGAAACTTTTCTGAAGCAAGAGGTACAGTTAGGCGGAAATGATGGCAAGATGGTCCAGGTATTATCAGGGCTTCAAGAAGGTGATCGGGTAGTAACCAAAGGAGCTTATTCCATCAAACTTGCCACTTCTTCTGGAGCCATTCCAGAGCATGGCCACACCCATTAA
- a CDS encoding MFS transporter: protein MKHILPIIVIAQFLSTSLWFAGNAVLPDMAAELDLAPAFLGNLTSAVQLGFITGTLLFAILTVADKFSPSKVFLLSALLAALFNLAISMKGLNGIQILLLRFGTGFFLAGIYPVGMKIASDYFQKGLGKSLGLLVGALVLGTAFPHLVRSMTEALPWRFVLHATSALSVFGGFLIWIAVPNGPYRKPSQAFDFTVFFKVFQIKSFRSAALGYFGHMWELYAFWAFLPVFIQQYGRLYGHELNISFTSFAIIGLGGLSCAMGGYLSEKFHPSQIAKFALSTSGICCFLSPLIFTQPFSLIFLLFLMVWGLAITADSPMFSTLVAQNAPEQNRGTALTIVNSLGFGISILSIQLLNILNPLLDPSFLFLILGMGPVIGLFYFVRGISIKAIPKN, encoded by the coding sequence TTGAAACATATATTACCTATTATTGTCATTGCTCAGTTTTTGAGCACCTCCTTATGGTTTGCCGGCAATGCAGTACTTCCTGATATGGCTGCAGAACTTGATTTGGCCCCTGCTTTTCTGGGAAACCTCACTTCAGCAGTTCAGTTAGGTTTTATAACAGGAACTTTGTTATTTGCCATTTTAACCGTTGCCGATAAGTTTTCCCCTTCCAAAGTGTTCCTTTTAAGCGCCTTACTTGCCGCGCTTTTTAACCTTGCCATTAGTATGAAGGGATTGAACGGAATTCAAATCCTCTTATTGAGGTTTGGGACAGGTTTTTTCCTAGCAGGGATTTATCCAGTCGGCATGAAAATCGCTTCGGATTATTTCCAAAAAGGTTTAGGCAAATCATTAGGCCTATTGGTTGGTGCTTTGGTTTTGGGTACAGCCTTTCCCCATTTGGTAAGGAGCATGACCGAAGCATTACCTTGGCGATTTGTGCTGCATGCCACCTCGGCTTTATCAGTTTTTGGAGGTTTTTTGATTTGGATAGCGGTACCCAATGGACCTTATCGCAAACCCAGTCAGGCCTTTGATTTCACAGTGTTTTTTAAAGTATTTCAGATAAAATCATTCCGTTCAGCAGCTTTGGGGTACTTTGGACATATGTGGGAACTCTATGCTTTTTGGGCATTTTTGCCCGTTTTTATCCAACAATATGGAAGGCTCTATGGACATGAATTAAACATTTCCTTTACCAGTTTTGCCATTATCGGCTTAGGCGGATTATCCTGTGCCATGGGTGGATATTTATCCGAAAAATTTCATCCAAGCCAAATCGCAAAGTTTGCTTTGAGCACTTCTGGAATCTGTTGTTTTCTTTCTCCTTTGATCTTTACACAACCCTTTTCACTTATCTTTTTACTTTTCCTGATGGTTTGGGGCCTTGCCATAACAGCTGATTCTCCTATGTTTTCAACCTTGGTAGCCCAAAATGCCCCGGAACAAAACAGAGGAACCGCTTTGACCATTGTCAATTCCTTAGGTTTTGGAATTTCCATTCTCAGCATACAATTATTGAATATTTTAAACCCATTATTGGATCCTTCTTTCCTTTTTTTAATCCTTGGAATGGGACCTGTCATTGGTTTGTTTTACTTTGTCAGAGGAATATCAATCAAGGCAATACCTAAAAATTGA